In one window of Chloroflexota bacterium DNA:
- a CDS encoding ABC transporter permease — protein MALGKLWTIAWRDLGRNKRRSLFSILAVALGLALLIVLNGFIAGMVEGALQNSIRLETGHVQLRAASYEEEKTSLQWKDLLDNPQGLTEQANAMDEVKIAAPVLWASGYLNTRDEAVGIRIFGVDTTSGLYQPFREAMVEGEFLDADDRSGILIGKRLADSLELGVGDTVNLAVINSDGQPDESPFTIRGFYSTGVFSYDDSAAFMPLSKAQAFTNTGGRASAVTMLLNEQENAEAVAAALQSPGVSALTWRKLNEVFLVTLDAALSFYVIIYGIVILIVAVIIANTLLMAVFERIREVGILAALGMKGRQISLMFLIEAAILGVAGVLLGNILGSAGVAYLASSGISTGETGAVAADIAIGATMYAKFDPGGMFSLSAWTLIITLLAALYPAWYASRLEPVEALHSF, from the coding sequence ATGGCACTCGGCAAACTCTGGACCATCGCCTGGCGGGATCTGGGGCGCAACAAGCGGCGCTCATTGTTCTCGATACTCGCTGTTGCTCTCGGCCTGGCTTTGTTGATCGTATTGAACGGCTTCATTGCCGGCATGGTGGAAGGCGCATTGCAGAATTCAATTCGCCTGGAAACGGGACACGTGCAACTGCGGGCAGCCAGCTACGAGGAAGAAAAAACCAGCCTGCAATGGAAGGACCTGCTGGATAACCCGCAGGGTTTGACGGAGCAGGCGAATGCCATGGACGAGGTAAAGATCGCTGCCCCGGTCCTTTGGGCCAGCGGCTATCTCAACACCAGGGATGAGGCGGTCGGTATACGCATTTTCGGTGTGGACACCACTTCTGGCCTCTACCAGCCATTCAGGGAGGCGATGGTTGAGGGAGAGTTCCTGGACGCCGACGACCGCAGTGGGATCCTGATTGGAAAGCGCCTGGCCGATAGCCTGGAGTTGGGCGTTGGCGACACTGTGAACCTGGCGGTAATCAACTCAGACGGCCAACCAGACGAGAGTCCCTTCACCATTCGCGGTTTCTATTCCACCGGGGTTTTCAGCTACGATGACAGCGCCGCTTTCATGCCGCTGTCGAAGGCGCAGGCATTTACCAACACCGGCGGGCGTGCCAGTGCGGTCACCATGTTGCTCAACGAGCAGGAGAACGCCGAAGCCGTGGCAGCGGCCCTGCAAAGTCCGGGGGTCAGCGCGCTCACCTGGCGCAAGTTGAACGAAGTGTTCCTGGTCACCCTTGATGCGGCCCTGAGCTTCTACGTCATCATCTACGGCATCGTGATTTTGATCGTGGCGGTCATCATCGCCAACACGCTGCTGATGGCCGTCTTCGAGCGCATCCGCGAGGTGGGAATCCTGGCTGCGCTGGGTATGAAGGGGCGTCAGATATCGCTGATGTTCCTGATCGAGGCTGCCATTCTTGGCGTGGCAGGTGTTTTGCTGGGCAACATTCTCGGCTCTGCCGGCGTGGCCTATCTGGCCAGCTCCGGGATTTCAACAGGTGAGACCGGCGCTGTGGCCGCGGATATTGCCATCGGCGCGACCATGTATGCCAAATTCGATCCCGGCGGCATGTTTTCCCTGTCGGCGTGGACCCTGATTATCACGCTGTTGGCCGCGCTCTACCCGGCCTGGTATGCGTCGCGCCTTGAACCGGTAGAGGCGCTGCATTCCTTCTAA